The Hordeum vulgare subsp. vulgare chromosome 7H, MorexV3_pseudomolecules_assembly, whole genome shotgun sequence DNA window GAAGAAAAAGCATGCATGCGCAAATATATGACATGAAATTAACTTGAAAACGGGTGAAGAAACAAAAAATTACTCAACTTATAAGTACTGACAATACAAGGTCAAGAAAAATAATTCACCTTCTCATATATTGCCCAATTAATATCATAGGAAAAAAGCTCTTCCTTTGTCCTTGGAATCATGTCAAtcaattgttttgcatccaatattttcttgttctctaACTTGGGCTTATCTTTGTCTCGATCAGGCATTATTTCTCTTCTGTCATCGCTAAGACGTGCACCATCTTCATCAATTCGACTTTTATCCCTTAGGGTCGATCTATCAATGGCTCTCCTACTCCTTtcggtttcaggctgctcttccttTTGATTAGATACCAAGATGCGCTTAGCGAACTCAGCAGCTGCTACAATATTTGGTTGGTCAGCATAAGAATCTGCCTCCACAGATTGCAATTCCTCAGTGGAGTAATCAATAGGTACTAAAGGTCTTATACGTTTATccttattatcatcatcatcctcttcaGCAAAAACTGATGGAACAGATGTCCGTTTACCAGAGCCAATCAAACCAAAACCCAACTTCTTTGCTGGAGCATTGCTATTTTGTTTGATATCTAGAATTTGACCAGGTACCGTACTTGTTTCGTCACCGTTACAGTCCTTGTTAGATTTGCCATCATCTGTAGAATGGATGCGTAAGTATTGGAACTAGAATGTAGCTAATGCTATAAGTGTTGGAACAAGAATGTAGTTAATGTGGTAAACTTTGTGAGGAAATATTTACTCACCTGCATCAACGCCATTAGCAATGCTGAAAACATTATCGTCATCTGAAATAATCGGCTTGTTTTGTGCATCTGTTTCCTTCCAATCATCACCATCAACCTCCATAAATATAGCAGACTCTGCCGCAGCTGCTTCATCTGCCTGCTGTTGCAGCTCTATTGCACGCCTCCTTGCTTCAGCAATTTCCTGTTCCTCTTTTAATTTGTCCGCCAAGTCTTCCTGCTTTTCACGTTGCCTCCGCCTTTTCCTCTCTTCAAGTGCGTTACTGCCCCTTCGTCTTCTTTTCCTTGAATCCTCTTCGTCGCTATCATCTTCCTGCTTCATGATCTCCCTTTTGCGTTCACGTTCTTTTTCCTTCTCACGGTCCTTCTCGTATTGTCTTTGATATTCTTTATCTCTCTCCCTGGATTCCCACTCCTTAAGGTGATCTTTGTACAGCCTTTCCACTTCTCTATGCTTGTGTTCCTTGTCTCTATCCCTCCTGACTCTTTCTCGCTCACGCTCACGCTCATATCTTTGaagatctttttctttttcctgcttCTCCTTATCATGTTCTCTATCTTTCCTCTTATCAAGAGAGTCAGTTTCTGCCTTTTCAGTTTCACTAACTGTCCTTTTGTCAATGTAATCCTCATTATTATCTTCAGAATCTGCAGCAGTGATGAAATACAtattattcaaatgcaaatttggcCAAAAAAAACTATTACCATTATTCCATACCAGTCATTGCCATGTCGACAACAGACTCCCCATTGTTATGTTTGGATGAGATTTCAGCAGATGGTTGAACCggcgggggtggcggcggcggcggcaggggtcgAGTCTTTAACCACTCTTCAATCATACTGTGTATTTGTTCTGCAGCAGCCTTATCAGCCTCAGAATCTTCATTTGTAACAATCCCAAATTTCTTGGTGTTTTCTTCACTATCCTTATCTCCAGAATCTTCTGTTTCATCTGTTTTACCAGAAATGAGCTTGAATGATTCATTTTCAGCAACAGCAGAGGTCCCGTCCCcaccttcatcttcttcttttttggcaTTCTCGTgtaccttcttcttttcttcaacATGTTTCTTCAAGTACTCTTTGGTGGCATCATTAATATTAACCTTGCATTGAAAAAAATATAATGAGGCATAATAACATTATCACTACTTTTGAGATAACATATGTAAGATTTACACATATATTCAACAGGAAACACAACAAGTGTCTAACCATGTAAATTGGGGAAAAAATATCTTGATAGCCTCCTTGAAATATGGCTACACTACATCATGCAGGATTTTCACAAGTAACATGTTCCTTATGCAATCCTTGATAAAAAGTACTGCAAGCCAATTCAAATGCTCATTGAACATGGCACTGGCACAGAAATTAATTGTACCAATCGAATGGAGGGATCCTTTACTAGTTCTGCTTTTGCACACAGTAACAGATAATTCAGTGACTGAACAACGGTACACAAGAAAGGTTAGGGTAGGTGTTCTTCTCACCAAACAACCAAGAAATTTAACCAGCCTATCTGCTACCACTTAATGTTGGGTAGCGTACCTCACCTACGGACAAAAGCATCTCTTGTGTCGGTACAATGTCTTCAAAAATGCACATGATGGTAAAACAAGCATTCTATGACTAGGATTCTCAGACTATAAGGTTTCAAAAATTAATCCATAAGACCGTAACACAACTTCATAGAAGCAAAAGGAAAGTATTGTTCTAATCCTTCAGCACAGGATTCCAGTACATAAGAATTAAAAACTTCATGAGTTAGAATTTGTGGGCCCTCATTTTCCATCAATCCAAGAGGTGAAACACTTTTTTACAGATTGGTCTGGAACCCACATGTGAGCAACAAAGACACACAAACTCAATAATTTCCCTTTGGTTCGTACATGGAACATGCAAGTTACTAAGAATCAGTTTACAAACAGTTTTATCAGCTTTTACAAAACAGAGTTTGTTAGAAACAATGtcctattattattaggttatgcaGGTCCTTATCCTTCCGAATGAACTTACATTTTAGTTCCCGTATTTATCAAACACACCGATTCCACAATCATAAGAAATATGTAAGAATGATACATACCACTAGTTCTTGCCCATCAATGTTCAATTTGTTCAGCAACCGTGTCGCACGAAGGATGCCTTCAGCAGATTCAAACTCACAAAAGCCAAATGCTACTGGTTTGCCATTACTTGGATTTTGGGTGCGCTTCCAACTCTTGACAGGTCCACAAATCTGAAGGTGAGAAACCATTTAAATACACATGCTAAAAACAGTTGATGGCATCAACAGAAAAGCTGACTAAAGTATATACAAGTCGGCATTGCCATGTTAATATACTACTAAAATAAGGGAAAAGGAGATATACCCGAAGAAGTGAAAGAAGCAAACCATTGTCCACTGTTGGGGCAATCTTCCCGACATAAACTGCAGTTGGTGGTTTGTCAACAGTTGTAACAGCTGGAGCAGGCGGTCTGGCAGGAGGGGCTACCATAGGAGGAGCACCACGGATTCCAGGAATTACTGCTGGCCGCTGAATTTGCACGACACCAACAGGAGGCATTGGGCGTGGAGGGAACATTGGACGCATCATAGTGTATGGTCCAGGATAACGATGAACGCCTGAAGAGATAGACAAACAAACATCTATGCTGCCACATTAGTAGGAGTCCAGAAAACAGAGCAGAGTGCATACATTAATCCTATAAAAATATGTAAGCTAGCATAAAACACAAAGAAAGAAGAGCAGCACTAAATAGATAGCAGGTATCTTCCATATTCAGAATAACCAGGATGAACATCAACAACATTATTCTTTTCAA harbors:
- the LOC123412430 gene encoding RNA-binding protein 25; protein product: MAAVAPTHDNLDPPPSTPPSTATPPQATATATATSTPPNPATPNPPASNPTMSSPNPNPVPASAPAPPVVMPLMSPAPVSFAPSFRPLGAPPPPQVQQYGAIRNPGYLMGQQMQPPGVHHVMRPPTMYAPQPGPYMQQPGVAVPPGVHRYPGPYTMMRPMFPPRPMPPVGVVQIQRPAVIPGIRGAPPMVAPPARPPAPAVTTVDKPPTAVYVGKIAPTVDNGLLLSLLRICGPVKSWKRTQNPSNGKPVAFGFCEFESAEGILRATRLLNKLNIDGQELVVNINDATKEYLKKHVEEKKKVHENAKKEEDEGGDGTSAVAENESFKLISGKTDETEDSGDKDSEENTKKFGIVTNEDSEADKAAAEQIHSMIEEWLKTRPLPPPPPPPPVQPSAEISSKHNNGESVVDMAMTDSEDNNEDYIDKRTVSETEKAETDSLDKRKDREHDKEKQEKEKDLQRYERERERERVRRDRDKEHKHREVERLYKDHLKEWESRERDKEYQRQYEKDREKEKERERKREIMKQEDDSDEEDSRKRRRRGSNALEERKRRRQREKQEDLADKLKEEQEIAEARRRAIELQQQADEAAAAESAIFMEVDGDDWKETDAQNKPIISDDDNVFSIANGVDADDGKSNKDCNGDETSTVPGQILDIKQNSNAPAKKLGFGLIGSGKRTSVPSVFAEEDDDDNKDKRIRPLVPIDYSTEELQSVEADSYADQPNIVAAAEFAKRILVSNQKEEQPETERSRRAIDRSTLRDKSRIDEDGARLSDDRREIMPDRDKDKPKLENKKILDAKQLIDMIPRTKEELFSYDINWAIYEKHELHDRMRPWISKKIIEFLGEEESTLVEYIVSCTKDHVHASKMLELLQSILDVEAEMFVLKMWRMLIFEIKKVEAGLSGRGKA